A genomic stretch from Euwallacea fornicatus isolate EFF26 chromosome 28, ASM4011564v1, whole genome shotgun sequence includes:
- the LOC136347346 gene encoding putative uncharacterized protein ENSP00000383309 produces the protein MKLIFSTIAILTVIVSYNGVIECLPNNGNYISSGLKNFRFESKGKLYSINKAQPNEAGRDVGYINEDNTTETPNSTETTTTPTTTTPTTTSTTTTPTTTPTTTTPTTTSTTTTPTTTSTTTTPTTTSTTTTPTTTSTTTTPTTTSTTTTPTTTSTTTTPTTTSTTTTPTTTSTTTTPTTTSTTTSPTTTSTTTSPTTTSTTTTPTTTPTTTTPTTTSTTTTPTTTPTTTSPTTTSTTTSPTTTSTTTSPTTTSTTTTPTTTPTTTTPTTTSTTTTPTTTPTTTTPTTTSTTTTPTTTSTTTTPTTTSTTTTPTTTSTTTTPTTTSTTTTPTTTSTTTTPTTTPTTTSPTTTSTTTSPTTTPTTTTPTTTPTTTSPTTTSTTTSPTTTSTTTSPTTTSTTTTPTTTPTTTTPTTTSTTTTPTTTPTTTSPTTTPTTTTPTTTSTTTSPTTTSTTTSPTTTSTTTSPTTTPTTTTPTTTSTTTTPTTTPTTTSPTTTPTTTPSTTTPTTTPSTKTPTTTPSTKTPTTTPSTKTPTTTPSTKTPTTTPSTKTPTTTPSTKPPTTTTTTNSPPVNGVSTTLLNSSLVVVFFNLLVLLYRGLCLD, from the exons ATGAAGCTCATTTTTAGCACAATAGCTATTTTAACAGTAATAGTTAGTTATaatg GTGTTATTGAATGCTTACCGAATAATGGAAATTACATATCATCAGGCTTAAAAAATTTCCGATTTGAATCTAAAGGGAAACTATACAGCATAAATAAGGCGCAACCAAACGAAGCTGGGAGGGACGTAGGATATATAAACGAAGACAACACAACTGAAACTCCTAACTCCACTGAGACTACAACAACTCCTACCACCACTACTCCTACAACAACTTCTACCACCACTACTCCTACAACAACTCCTACCACCACTACTCCTACAACAACTTCTACCACCACTACTCCTACAACAACTTCTACCACCACTACTCCTACAACAACTTCTACCACCACTACTCCTACAACAACTTCTACCACCACTACTCCTACAACAACTTCTACCACCACTACTCCTACAACAACTTCTACCACCACTACTCCTACAACAACTTCTACCACCACTACTCCTACAACAACTTCTACCACCACTACTCCTACAACAACTTCTACCACCACTTCTCCTACAACAACTTCTACCACCACTTCTCCTACAACAACTTCTACCACCACTACTCCTACAACAACTCCTACCACCACTACTCCTACAACAACTTCTACCACCACTACTCCTACAACAACTCCTACCACCACTTCTCCTACAACAACTTCTACCACCACTTCTCCTACAACAACTTCTACCACCACTTCTCCTACAACAACTTCTACCACCACTACTCCTACAACAACTCCTACCACCACTACTCCTACAACAACTTCTACCACCACTACTCCTACAACAACTCCTACCACCACTACTCCTACAACAACTTCTACCACCACTACTCCTACAACAACTTCTACCACCACTACTCCTACAACAACTTCTACCACCACTACTCCTACAACAACTTCTACCACCACTACTCCTACAACAACTTCTACCACCACTACTCCTACAACAACTTCTACCACCACTACTCCTACAACAACTCCTACCACCACTTCTCCTACAACAACTTCTACCACCACTTCTCCTACAACAACTCCTACCACCACTACTCCTACAACAACTCCTACCACCACTTCTCCTACAACAACTTCTACCACCACTTCTCCTACAACAACTTCTACCACCACTTCTCCTACAACAACTTCTACCACCACTACTCCTACAACAACTCCTACCACCACTACTCCTACAACAACTTCTACCACCACTACTCCTACAACAACTCCTACCACCACTTCTCCTACAACAACTCCTACCACCACTACTCCTACAACAACTTCTACCACCACTTCTCCTACAACAACTTCTACCACCACTTCTCCTACAACAACTTCTACCACCACTTCTCCTACAACAACTCCTACCACCACTACTCCTACAACAACTTCTACCACCACTACTCCTACAACAACTCCTACCACCACTTCTCCTACAACAACTCCTACCACCACTCCGTCTACAACAACTCCTACCACCACTCCGTCTACAAAAACTCCTACCACCACTCCGTCTACAAAAACTCCTACCACCACTCCGTCTACAAAAACTCCTACCACCACTCCGTCTACAAAAACTCCTACCACCACTCCGTCTACAAAAACTCCTACCACCACTCCGTCTACAAAACCTCCTACCACCACTACGACTACAAATAGCCCTCCTGTTAATGGAGTATCGACAACTCTGTTAAATAGCAGCCTTGTAGTGGTATTTTTTAACCTCTTAGTGTTATTGTACAGGGGGCTCTGTTTAGATTAA